The following DNA comes from Streptomyces sp. NBC_00273.
CCGTGGTGCACATCGCCGTCGCCGTGTCGGGGGGCGCGGAGCTGGTGTCGCGCTCCCCGGCCGCGTACCTGGCGCTCACCCACGCGGGCGCGGCCTACCTGCTCTTCCTGGGCGTACGGGCCCTGCGCGCCGGCCCGTTCCTGCCCGCCGCCGGGGAGGCGGCTCCCGTACGGTGGGGCCGCGCCTACCTCGACGGCGCGCTGGCCAATCTCCTCAATCCCAAGGTGACCCTCTTCTTCCTGGCCTTCCTCCCGCAGTTCGTCCGGCCCGATTCGGCCGATCCGCACGCCCTGATGTGGCTGCTGGGCATGGTGTTCCTCGCCCTCGGGGCCCTCCTCGACATCGGCTACGCCTGCGCCGGCGGGGCCCTGAGCCGGTGGTTGCGCCGCAGGCCACGGGTCCTGGCCCGGCAGCACTGGGTCGTCGGAGGGGTCTATCTGACGCTCGGTGCCCTCGGCGCCGCCGCGGCGCTGCCGGTCGGCCCGTGACGGCCGAATGGCGATCGTGTGACAGCAGGGGCCATGGACATGACCTGAGCGGTCAAGGGTGAATACGGTCGAGCGACAAGGCCTTGGACCACTCTGTGAACCGATCTGTCTCCCCTACCACTTGGAGCCATTCGTGCACCGCAAAGTCATCGCCCCGAGCGTGCTCGCCGCTTCCCTCCTGCTGGTGATCCCGGCGTCGGCGGCGGGTTCGGGTTCGGGCGCCCCGGGTATCGGCGATCCCTACTACCCGGCCAGCGGCAACGGCGGATACGACGTGTCGCACTACGACCTGCGCCT
Coding sequences within:
- a CDS encoding LysE family translocator, giving the protein MPLSTFLAFVAAASALVLLPGPNMVLIVTRAAAQGRRAGLATAAGVESATVVHIAVAVSGGAELVSRSPAAYLALTHAGAAYLLFLGVRALRAGPFLPAAGEAAPVRWGRAYLDGALANLLNPKVTLFFLAFLPQFVRPDSADPHALMWLLGMVFLALGALLDIGYACAGGALSRWLRRRPRVLARQHWVVGGVYLTLGALGAAAALPVGP